A section of the Candidatus Polarisedimenticolia bacterium genome encodes:
- a CDS encoding cupin domain-containing protein: MSIHEAGFAVLPREAQAWRESKLMKIPFANLLEQLGDAAPMGGRLWRLPPFSANTWHRHVHQWELYFVLEGKGRIRVGDQTFSLERHGCILVAPGKLRQIFNDTAEEVLWLILGAPRESAPLNPSDIYPEDPKSLPAELHGRVWPPGKNS; the protein is encoded by the coding sequence ATGTCCATTCACGAAGCCGGATTTGCCGTCCTGCCACGGGAAGCGCAGGCCTGGCGCGAATCGAAGCTGATGAAGATCCCCTTCGCCAATCTGCTGGAGCAGCTCGGGGACGCCGCGCCCATGGGCGGCCGCTTGTGGCGTCTGCCGCCGTTTTCCGCCAACACCTGGCACCGCCACGTCCACCAATGGGAGCTCTACTTCGTGCTGGAAGGGAAAGGCCGGATCCGCGTCGGCGACCAGACGTTTTCCCTTGAGCGCCACGGATGCATCCTCGTGGCGCCCGGGAAGCTGCGGCAGATCTTCAATGACACCGCCGAGGAGGTCCTTTGGCTCATCCTCGGAGCGCCGCGCGAGTCGGCCCCTCTCAATCCATCGGATATCTACCCGGAGGATCCAAAGTCCTTGCCGGCCGAGCTTCACGGACGCGTCTGGCCTCCCGGGAAGAACTCATGA